The Chloroflexota bacterium genome includes a window with the following:
- a CDS encoding dihydroorotate dehydrogenase electron transfer subunit, with protein sequence MIKQISAPVVSRIELMPGVYLFWLRAPQIAEVAQPGQFVMVRCGNGHQPLLRRPLSIHRIAGGEQIALLFSVVGQGTSLLSQYREGDRLDLLGPLGNGFSLYPDSGKLLLIAGGVGIAPLVFLADKALDQGQAVVLLAGSATASLLYPQSLLPSAIEFVTATEDGSGGREGMVTDFLAEFVSQADQVFACGPLCMYQVMAARPLHGPKSVQVCLETAMACGLGACYGCTIKTRKGLRQVCRDGPVFELHDILW encoded by the coding sequence ATGATAAAACAGATCTCTGCGCCGGTCGTGTCGAGAATTGAGCTCATGCCAGGTGTTTACCTCTTCTGGCTGCGGGCACCGCAGATTGCCGAAGTGGCTCAACCAGGGCAATTCGTAATGGTGCGCTGTGGAAACGGCCATCAACCGTTGTTGCGGCGGCCTCTGAGTATCCACCGCATCGCCGGCGGCGAACAAATTGCTCTGCTTTTCAGCGTGGTAGGCCAGGGTACCTCCCTTCTCTCTCAATATCGGGAGGGGGACAGGCTTGACCTCCTGGGCCCTTTGGGCAATGGCTTCTCACTTTATCCTGATTCAGGTAAGCTCCTTCTGATAGCAGGAGGTGTGGGGATTGCACCTCTGGTTTTTCTGGCTGATAAAGCGCTTGACCAGGGGCAGGCGGTAGTCCTGCTTGCCGGGTCTGCTACTGCCTCCCTCCTATACCCCCAGTCTCTGCTCCCATCGGCGATTGAGTTCGTCACGGCCACCGAAGATGGGTCAGGGGGAAGGGAGGGCATGGTCACCGATTTCCTGGCCGAGTTTGTCAGCCAAGCTGACCAGGTGTTTGCCTGTGGGCCTCTCTGTATGTATCAAGTGATGGCGGCGCGTCCTCTTCACGGGCCGAAGTCGGTTCAGGTCTGTCTGGAAACAGCCATGGCTTGTGGACTGGGGGCTTGCTATGGTTGCACTATAAAGACTAGGAAAGGCTTGAGGCAAGTGTGCCGAGATGGGCCAGTATTTGAGCTGCACGATATCCTTTGGTGA
- a CDS encoding YjbQ family protein, whose amino-acid sequence MVQSKRLRIKTEGNCDITDITEQVAKQINDSDINSGIVTIFVVGSTAGVCTIEHESGLLSDFKAMWDRIIPGGLGYQHDRAWGEGNGHSHLRASVLSPSLTVPFNDKRVLLGTWQQIVYVDFDNRPRSREIVLQIVGE is encoded by the coding sequence ATGGTACAAAGCAAAAGGCTGAGGATCAAAACCGAGGGGAATTGTGACATCACAGACATCACCGAGCAGGTGGCCAAGCAGATCAACGATTCCGATATCAATAGCGGAATTGTAACTATCTTTGTCGTCGGCTCCACGGCTGGGGTGTGTACTATTGAGCATGAGTCTGGGCTATTGTCGGATTTCAAGGCGATGTGGGACAGGATCATTCCAGGGGGCCTTGGCTACCAGCACGATCGGGCCTGGGGTGAGGGCAATGGCCATTCTCACCTGCGGGCGTCTGTGCTCAGCCCTTCCCTCACGGTGCCTTTCAACGACAAGAGAGTGCTTCTGGGCACCTGGCAACAAATTGTGTATGTCGATTTTGACAATCGGCCCAGGTCGAGGGAGATAGTACTCCAGATCGTGGGGGAGTAA
- the carB gene encoding carbamoyl-phosphate synthase large subunit, with amino-acid sequence MPRRKDIRKVLIIGSGPIIIGQACEFDYSGTQACKALREEGYQIVLVNSNPATIMTDPGMADRTYIEPLTTESVARIIERERPDALLPNLGGQTGLNLASSLHKSGVLGKYGVEVIGVKADAIERGEDRIAFKETMGKLGIPVPRSDPCYSVEEAEQIAKRLGYPVVLRPAYTLGGTGGGIAYNVEELRTIVSRGLSFSLIGQVLVEESVYGWEELELEVVRDQKNQKITVCFIENVDAMGVHTGDSFCVAPMLTIPKELQERMQELSYRIVDAVGVIGGTNIQFAHNLEDNRLVVIEINPRTSRSSALASKATGFPIARISTTLATGITLDELPYWKEGTLEKYQPSGDYVVVKFPRWAFEKFQQAKDVLGTQMRAVGEVMSIGKTFKEALQKSIRSLETRRYGLGGAKNFKRLSIEELKVKLAMPSSERVFLMYEALRKGMSVEDLYRMTYIGRWFISEMKELVEFEEELLRYSWHDLPNQELIKAKEWGFSDLYLAGLFSVKEKEVRRRRIAVGKHGRFDAVPVSGVKEAAYYYSTYVGEDKVAVSPHKKVMILGGGPNRIGQGIEFDYTCVHAAFALRDEGYESIMINCNPETVSTDYDTSNKLYFEPLTVEDVLNIYEKEKPEGVIVQFGGQTPLNIAQELKDNGVRVLGTTPESIALAEDRELFRQRMIALGIPQPESGTARSMEEAIVIANRIGYPLMVRPSFVLGGRGMKVVYDEEELRRHGEEAIQVSPEYPMLIDRFLEPAIETEVDALCDGENTFVAAVMEHIELAGVHSGDAACVIPPRTIKEEHLNTIEKYTAKIVKDLKAIGLINVQYAICDDKVYILEANPRASRTVPYVSKLTGIPMASIATYLVLGKKLKDFPELEKRIPPYFGVKEAVFPFNMFPEVDPVLGPEMKSTGEVMGMADSFGLAFYKAEEAAGSRLPVEGNVLLTVADKDKPNLLPLAKRIAKLPFKIYATEGTASLLRENNIPYTPIKKLHEGRPNLADAIKNRDVHLIVNTPAGRSSKYDDSYIRMMAIQYKIPYVTTIAAAEASFEGIEAVRTQNILPRSLQEYQKEVSGG; translated from the coding sequence ATGCCGCGACGAAAGGACATTAGAAAGGTGCTGATCATCGGATCGGGTCCCATCATCATCGGGCAGGCCTGCGAGTTCGATTATTCCGGAACACAGGCCTGCAAAGCGCTGAGGGAAGAGGGATACCAGATAGTACTGGTCAACTCCAACCCAGCCACCATCATGACCGACCCCGGCATGGCTGACAGGACGTACATTGAGCCGCTGACCACCGAGAGTGTGGCCAGGATCATTGAACGGGAAAGGCCGGACGCCCTCCTTCCCAACCTGGGGGGCCAGACCGGGCTTAACCTGGCGTCTAGCCTACATAAGTCCGGGGTGCTGGGAAAATATGGTGTTGAGGTTATCGGTGTCAAGGCTGATGCCATTGAGCGAGGGGAGGATCGAATTGCTTTCAAGGAGACCATGGGGAAACTGGGTATTCCAGTACCGCGGTCTGATCCCTGTTACTCTGTTGAGGAAGCCGAACAAATAGCCAAGAGGCTCGGCTATCCCGTTGTCCTGCGTCCAGCATATACCTTGGGTGGCACGGGGGGAGGCATCGCTTACAATGTGGAAGAGCTGAGAACTATAGTGAGCAGAGGTCTTTCCTTCAGCCTTATTGGGCAGGTTCTTGTGGAGGAGTCGGTCTACGGTTGGGAGGAATTGGAGCTTGAGGTTGTCAGGGATCAGAAGAACCAGAAGATCACAGTATGTTTCATCGAAAACGTTGATGCTATGGGCGTGCATACGGGTGACAGCTTTTGCGTTGCACCAATGCTGACAATTCCTAAGGAACTACAGGAACGCATGCAAGAACTCTCGTACAGAATTGTAGACGCTGTCGGGGTTATTGGGGGGACGAACATTCAGTTCGCTCATAATCTGGAAGATAACAGGTTGGTGGTGATAGAGATCAATCCGCGCACCTCTCGCTCTTCCGCGCTAGCATCAAAGGCAACCGGTTTTCCCATCGCCCGCATCTCGACAACACTTGCCACGGGAATAACCCTGGATGAGCTTCCTTACTGGAAAGAAGGGACACTAGAGAAATATCAGCCCAGCGGTGACTATGTAGTAGTGAAGTTTCCGCGCTGGGCGTTTGAGAAATTTCAGCAAGCCAAGGATGTTTTGGGCACCCAGATGAGGGCCGTCGGTGAAGTGATGAGCATTGGGAAGACATTCAAGGAGGCCCTCCAGAAGTCGATACGGTCTTTGGAAACAAGGCGATATGGTCTTGGCGGAGCCAAGAACTTCAAGCGACTTTCGATTGAAGAACTGAAAGTGAAACTAGCTATGCCATCGAGTGAGCGCGTATTTCTGATGTATGAGGCGTTGCGCAAAGGCATGTCGGTGGAAGATCTATATAGAATGACCTACATTGGGCGCTGGTTCATTAGCGAGATGAAAGAGCTGGTGGAGTTTGAAGAGGAACTACTTAGGTATAGCTGGCATGACCTGCCCAATCAGGAGCTAATCAAAGCAAAAGAATGGGGTTTCTCGGATCTGTACCTTGCCGGATTGTTCAGTGTGAAAGAGAAGGAGGTCAGGCGAAGAAGAATCGCCGTCGGGAAACATGGGCGATTTGATGCTGTCCCTGTTAGTGGGGTAAAGGAAGCTGCTTACTATTACTCTACCTATGTGGGCGAAGACAAGGTCGCGGTTTCGCCGCACAAGAAAGTGATGATTCTGGGTGGGGGGCCCAATAGAATTGGCCAGGGAATAGAGTTCGATTACACCTGTGTTCATGCCGCTTTTGCCTTGCGCGATGAAGGTTATGAATCAATTATGATCAACTGCAATCCAGAAACGGTGTCCACAGACTATGACACTTCCAACAAACTGTACTTTGAGCCGTTGACTGTTGAAGACGTATTGAACATTTATGAGAAAGAGAAACCTGAAGGCGTTATTGTTCAGTTCGGTGGCCAAACCCCTCTGAATATCGCTCAGGAACTCAAGGACAACGGGGTAAGGGTATTGGGAACCACCCCGGAGAGCATTGCTCTGGCTGAGGACAGGGAGCTATTCAGGCAAAGAATGATTGCTCTTGGCATACCACAGCCGGAAAGCGGCACGGCTCGTTCTATGGAAGAGGCAATAGTCATTGCTAATAGAATCGGCTACCCTCTCATGGTGCGACCATCTTTCGTGCTTGGGGGCCGTGGCATGAAGGTCGTCTATGACGAAGAGGAACTGAGAAGGCATGGTGAGGAGGCTATTCAGGTCAGTCCTGAATACCCCATGCTCATTGATCGCTTCCTGGAGCCTGCAATTGAAACTGAGGTAGATGCGCTCTGTGATGGAGAGAACACTTTTGTCGCTGCGGTTATGGAGCACATAGAGCTGGCTGGCGTTCATTCAGGTGATGCGGCCTGTGTCATTCCGCCGCGGACAATCAAAGAGGAGCACTTAAACACCATTGAGAAGTATACGGCTAAGATAGTCAAAGACTTAAAGGCCATAGGGCTGATAAACGTTCAATACGCTATATGTGATGACAAGGTATACATTCTGGAGGCTAATCCGCGCGCCTCTCGTACCGTGCCTTATGTTTCTAAATTGACCGGGATTCCAATGGCGAGTATCGCTACCTATTTGGTTTTGGGCAAGAAACTGAAGGATTTTCCTGAACTTGAGAAGCGTATACCGCCTTACTTCGGAGTCAAGGAAGCTGTCTTCCCTTTCAACATGTTTCCTGAGGTAGACCCGGTGCTGGGGCCAGAGATGAAATCTACCGGTGAAGTCATGGGGATGGCTGATTCCTTCGGGCTAGCTTTCTACAAGGCAGAGGAAGCTGCTGGTTCAAGGCTACCTGTGGAAGGGAACGTTCTGTTAACTGTCGCCGACAAAGACAAACCAAATCTGCTTCCCTTGGCTAAGAGGATCGCCAAGTTGCCGTTCAAGATTTATGCCACAGAGGGCACGGCCAGTCTGCTCAGGGAAAACAACATACCCTATACGCCGATAAAGAAGCTGCATGAAGGCAGGCCAAACCTGGCGGACGCGATCAAGAACAGAGATGTCCATCTGATCGTCAATACACCGGCTGGGCGAAGCAGCAAATACGACGATAGTTACATCCGTATGATGGCCATACAGTATAAGATCCCCTACGTCACCACGATTGCCGCTGCTGAAGCCAGCTTTGAAGGCATCGAGGCAGTGAGGACACAAAACATTCTACCCCGGTCTCTTCAGGAGTATCAGAAGGAGGTGTCTGGAGGCTGA
- a CDS encoding dihydroorotase — MKLLIKNGKVVDPRNDRHDVLDILVEEGRIRGVAPAIEAEDAVVIDASNKVVTPGLIDVHVHFRQPGRYEYKETIRTGSRAAAKGGFTTVVCEPNTVPPIDSGKRIKKVLEIAKAESIVNLYTMECITKGMKGRELIRVGRGVKAGAVALTDDGFPVVSSEVMEKASIEAKEYGIPICPHCEESRLKGRKEPSARWRREGLVRRRYHSEAAYIERDIQIVKSTGCPFHFLHVSLAKSVALIAQAKKRGLPVTAEATPHHCTLTEQDAKVIGANAKVSPPLRGAKDVAAVRGGLRDGIIDVIASDHAPHTPDEKASDNPPFGVIGLETTLGVVLTYLVHTGVLSLRSAIEKMTVNPARILKLRAGELSVGMPADITIIDPNREWVVDVNEFESKGRNCPFDGWKLKGKAVVTIVGGKVVMDKGEVYGQVG; from the coding sequence TGAAGCTGCTTATTAAGAATGGCAAAGTAGTGGATCCTCGCAATGACAGGCATGACGTACTGGATATACTCGTCGAAGAAGGCCGAATCAGAGGTGTTGCGCCTGCAATCGAAGCTGAAGATGCGGTAGTGATTGATGCCTCGAACAAGGTGGTCACCCCAGGCCTGATTGATGTGCATGTGCATTTTCGGCAGCCGGGGCGGTACGAGTATAAGGAAACGATTCGGACAGGCTCTAGGGCGGCGGCCAAAGGTGGATTTACCACAGTCGTTTGCGAGCCGAACACCGTCCCTCCGATTGATAGCGGAAAGCGTATTAAGAAGGTTCTGGAAATTGCGAAGGCTGAGAGCATTGTCAATCTCTATACCATGGAGTGTATTACGAAAGGAATGAAGGGGAGAGAACTGATCAGGGTTGGACGCGGTGTGAAGGCTGGGGCGGTAGCCTTAACTGATGACGGCTTTCCGGTGGTCAGTTCCGAAGTCATGGAGAAAGCCTCTATTGAGGCCAAAGAATATGGTATACCGATATGTCCCCACTGTGAAGAATCGCGGTTGAAGGGGCGCAAAGAGCCCTCAGCCCGATGGAGAAGAGAAGGGCTGGTTAGACGGCGTTATCATTCTGAAGCGGCATACATAGAGCGGGATATTCAGATAGTGAAAAGCACTGGTTGTCCATTCCATTTTCTCCATGTGAGTCTGGCGAAATCGGTAGCACTCATAGCTCAGGCCAAGAAAAGGGGCTTGCCTGTTACGGCGGAGGCGACCCCACATCATTGCACGCTGACCGAGCAAGATGCAAAGGTTATCGGCGCGAACGCCAAAGTGAGTCCGCCCTTACGGGGTGCCAAGGATGTGGCAGCGGTCAGGGGGGGCTTGAGAGATGGCATCATTGATGTTATTGCCTCTGACCATGCCCCGCACACACCTGACGAAAAAGCTAGCGATAATCCGCCCTTCGGAGTCATAGGATTAGAAACGACACTGGGAGTAGTCTTAACGTATCTGGTTCATACTGGCGTGCTGTCCCTTCGTTCGGCAATTGAGAAGATGACCGTCAACCCGGCAAGGATTTTGAAGCTAAGGGCAGGCGAACTGAGCGTCGGCATGCCGGCGGATATAACGATCATTGACCCCAATCGGGAGTGGGTTGTTGACGTCAACGAATTTGAATCCAAGGGACGAAATTGCCCCTTTGACGGGTGGAAACTGAAAGGAAAGGCAGTGGTGACCATCGTCGGTGGCAAGGTGGTCATGGATAAAGGTGAAGTTTATGGGCAGGTCGGCTGA